The Larimichthys crocea isolate SSNF chromosome XII, L_crocea_2.0, whole genome shotgun sequence region TGAGAGATAAATACAGCGGAGAGGAGCGCGGCTCGCCATAACTCGACATGTCGACGCCGACAGCAGCCGCTCGTGACATTCCCGAGACGTTGGCAGAATATTGGAGACACGCCGCAGACTTTGAATACCGATAACGTCTCTGATTTTTGATGCACGCGGGTGAAATAATGTGTTTAACACGTTAATTAGATGTTTTCCTGCTGACGTGAGAACAGACGCTTCACTTCCTTTCAGCACTAAGACGGCCTGGCTCATGTTGATGTTTCACAAATCTTTGGTGATTCCTGAGAGGCATCGACACCGCCAAGTAACCACTTCCTCCTTGTCTGCGGTCTGGACGGCGTCCTCCTGTTGTCCACCTGTACTAACCTGAACCTCTCCCGCTTTGCAGGCCCTGGCCATGCCCTCGAGTGCACGGGCGGGCAATCTCAAAGACCCGGATGTGGCGGATCTCTTCTGCAAAGATGATCCGGAAAAGCTGTTCGCCGACCTCCGTGAGATCGGCCACGGCAGCTTCGGAGCCGTTTATTTTGTGAGTATGACGCCGagtccagatgtttgtttgtttgtttgtttgtttgcgtgAGTCTCTGTCAGCCCTGCTCACACTCGGGTCGGGTCATGATaagggatgggaattgatcagatttttacgattccgattccattatcgattctgcttaacgattcgattctttattgattctcatttgggaaaaaaaggagaacaaacagtttgatcagcatcatctagaggaggtagtgaactggagcgagtactagtacagctgccagactctctctctcgtcatggtcatcttctaaatgtaatgcagaaggcattcgtttaatgtgaactgttatagcatgttttacaaagcagcacatggcACTAACATGGTcgtcagtgtgttatttaccttctgtagtaaccacagaggtcagaggtcatagcctggctgctgctgctgctgctgggctgagattcatctccagtctgcagcgtgtcaaaaacacaacattcatttcaaaatattacatgttgtgtgcgcaaatgtttctgcatgttggtcgtgttccatcccgacgctgttatctccactttgcaatgattgcaagtcgccctgttgacgtctgttttggtgaaatgcagccaaactttggagcgtttgaaccgagtggtgacattgtttactactgactgcactgcacgtgccaaacttgcgtaagttagAGAATCGTTAGATgaactgccaaacgattccatggaattgaaacacacggaaccggttctcgattcccatccctagttaTGATGGAACAGAACTGGTGCGACCACGTGGGAAGGTGTTTATATCCTGCTCTGGACGACGGCTGAGATCCAGATCTGAGGAGCTTTCCATGTGAAGGATCAGCAGCTCGACTCACCTGATCTCTGAGGTGTCGCCGCTCGgtgaaggaagctcatttcagcttGTATCCACAATCTCGTTCTTTCAGTCACTGCCCAAAGCTTGTGGTGAGGTGAGAACGTGGATGAACTGAAGAGCCTTCTTCACCACAACGGTCCGGTACAACCTGCTGGTCGCTCGTGAACCCCACAGACGTGTTTTAAACGTGTAACATGAGGTCGAAGTCTGTCTCACTGGATCACACTGTTCAGACGCTTCAGtccgtcctctcctcctcacacagCTGACGGCTCAGTTAATCAGAACAGCTGAAAGATGAAATGACATTAAACCTGATTGTGATTAGAAGTGAAGCATTGTGGGTCTCCAGACCTCAGCTGAAATCATCTGAAGTATAAAAATCGTGAATCATCACAATAAGATTTCAGGTTCACACATCGTTGGTGATATTTTCCAGACGTCCGCGGCGTCGCTTCCTTTCTCACCTTCACACAGCCGCCAATCACGGCGTGAAGTGGGCGGGAACGTCTGATTTGGAAAGTTACAGAAAATTCACCAACGTTTAAAAGTCCACGACGAGGTTCACGTCACCGTGTGGGTCTTCTCATTAACGAGGAATCTGAACCTTTCTCTTCCTAATTAGGCAAACACAgtgagcactgtgtgtgtgtgtgtgtgtgtgtgtgtgtgtgtgtgtgtgtgttagacgAACACCTCCACACTGTTCTCACCCAGCGTCTGAGTTTCAGAGACGAGCTACAGAAATAGATTATGTGCATCAATTTGCATCAATTTAACCAGAGTGCCACCGCCACGGCTtcctgcagccaatcagagctcagctaacttcagtctgacttcatgtcatcacagcagcagcatcctcaCGTGGGATCAAACGTgtgtaatagattactttatGTGTACTCTGAGCAGTAGATCGTTGTGTATCAGTTCTCCTCTCACTGAActctgtttgatgtttgtgaAAACCACCTCGGTGTGCTGCTGGACACCTCTGGTTCTGAGGCTGTGTTCGGTCTGTGTAACCTCCCCTGagtaaataaaggttaaataaagtctctctgtgtgtgtgtgtgtgtgtgtgtgtgtgtgtgtcctccaaCAGGCCCGAGATGTGCGCAACAATGAAGTGGTGGCCATCAAGAAAATGTCGTACAGCGGCAAGCAGACGAACGAGGTGAGGGAGCACGAAGGAAACGTGTCCGTCTCTGAAGTGTGATTCAAACAGTCGACGAGgactcactctgtgtttttgtgttcccGTGCAGAAATGGCAGGACATCATCAAGGAGGTGAAGTTCCTGCAGAAACTCCGTCACCCGAACACCATCGAGTATCGAGGATGTTACCTGAAGGAGCACACGGCATGGGTACGTCTCTGTGTCTGATGACAAGCTCTGAGAATACACGAGTATATTCTAATAACTCTCACCTgtccttcctccacctcctgttggatTGCTCCTCCGTCAGCTGGTGATGGAGTACTGCCTCGGCTCGGCCTCGGACCTCCTCGAAGGTCAGTTTGACGCTCATCGCTTCCTGTTTTGAAGCTGATTGGTCGGTCTCTTGTTGTctgactcttcttcttcttctctcagttCACAAGAAGCCGCTGCAGGAGATCGAAATCGCTGCTATTACCCATGGTGCACTGCAGGGATTAGCATATCTTCACTCTCACAACATGATTCACAGGTAACGTCTTCGTCTCAGCTCTCGCGTCGCTGCATTAACGCTTCACACCGCTGACGTCACATTGTGTCCTGCAGGGACGTGAAGGCGGGAAACATCCTGCTGACGGAGCCGGGTCAGGTCAAACTCGGGGACTTTGGTTCTGCTTCCATCGTGGCTCCGGCCAACTCCTTCGTGGGGACGCCGTACTGGTGAgtgctcctcttcttctacgCCATCGTTATGTTTCACACACCGTGAGAGTCTCTACATGTCGGTGTCTGCTCCACAGGATGGCTCCAGAGGTGATCTTAGCCATGGATGAAGGCCAGTACGACGGCAAGGTGGACGTCTGGTCGCTGGGCATCACCTCCATAgagctgggtgtgtgtgtgtgtgtgtgtgtgtgtgtgtgtgtgaataaagtcAGACGTGATCTAACGAcgtgtgtgttgtctgtttgaCAGCGGAGAGGAAGCCCCCACTGTTCAACATGAATGCTATGAGTGCCTTATATCACATCGCTCAGAATGAAAGCCCCATCCTTCAGTCCAATCACTGGTGAGAACGTCTCCTCTGTTCACAGAAACCATGAACGTCTGAATCCAGACAGGATGGATCTTTGATATCTGACAACTTTATGGAAACGATCTGACAGAGACAAatctttttattcatctttcaCGGTGttgtcataaaaacatgaaataactcgtcgtgtttctctgcaggtctGATTCCTTCAGAAACTTTGTCGACTCATGCCTACAGAAGATTCCCCAGGACCGGCCTACCTCGGACGTGCTGCTCAATGTGAGAGCTCacctcactgcacacacacacacacacacacacacacacacacacacacactaacacttgCTCATGTGTTCATCGTTTCCTTCCTGCAGCATCGGTTCTTGTGCCGCGAGCGTCCGCTGACCGTCATCATGGATCTGATCGCACGGACGAAGGATGCCGTGCGAGAGCTGGACAACCTGCAGTACCGCAAGATGAAGAAGATCCTGTTCCAGGAGACCCAGCAGAACGGGCCGGTGTCTGAGGGaggggaggacgaggaggtgaggagaggagaggatgaggggaGGTTGAAGCCGAGGAGCAGAAGTGgggatgaagggaggaaagTTGCATGACTTTAAAtgctaactgtgtgtgtgtgtgtgtgtgtcaggaggtGGAGCAGTACCTGTTGCGGACCGGCACCGTGAACAGCATGGAGAGCTCCCAGTCTGTTCCCAGTATGTCCATCTCAGCCAGCTCTCAGAGCAGCTCCGTCAACAGCCTGGCCGACGCCTCCGACGACAGCAGCAGTGAGATGGCCATGATGCAGGAGGGCGAGCACACCGTCACCTCCAACAGCTCCATCATCCACCGACCCACGGTAAGActgaccagaaccagaaccagctcTGGTCCTCTggcttcatgttcatgttcttaTTTATAGATGATTTTTCAAATTTAGGGTGTAGATGTGAAAAAGTTGGGTCAATAGAAGTCTGATTTCAAcgtgtctcctcctcctcagggtCAGGATAACATCTATGATGACCCTTACCAGCCAGAGATGGACCAGCCTCAGGCTCCCTCAGCTGGACGCCGTCGAGCTTATTATCGCAACCGTGACCACTTCGCTACCATCCGAACCGCCTCATTGGTATGTTTACTCAGcgagccctcctcctcctcctcctcctcctcctctgtcggTTTGGTGCTCATATCATTTGAAAGATGACACACAGAGTTaacttctcttctcctccaggtGACCCGTCAGATCCAGGAACACGAGCAGGGCTCGGCGCTGCGAGAGCAGATGTCCGGGTACAAGCGAATGAGGCGGCAGCACCAGAAGCAGCTGATGGGTCTGGAGAACAAGCTGAAGGCGGAGATGGACGAGCACCAGCTGAAGCTGGACAAAGAGCTGGAGAACCAGAGGAACAGCTTCTCCACCGAGGCTGACAAGCTGGTCAAGAAGCACCAGGCCATCCTGGAGAAAGAGGTGAGGCCTCGTGTATATCAGGGCGACATTGAGTCATCTCAGCAGGAACTTAAGTGACGTTTGTGTCCGCCTGCAGACCAAAGCTGCTCTCACCGAAGAGAAGAAGTTCCAGCAGCACATACTGGGCCAGCAGAAGAAGGAACTGACCAGTTTACTGGAGTCACAGAAACGCCAGTACCGCCAGCGCAAAGACCAGCTGAAAGAGGTACAGCCAACATTTCACATACCCAAACCAGAGCATGCTCAGGTCCACCAGACGTGACTCATCACACCTTTTCTGCACGAACAGGAGCTGAGCGAGAACCAGTCGACCCCGAAGCGGGAGAAGCAGGAGTGGTTGATCCGTCAGAAGGAGTGTCTGCAGCAGAtgcaggcggaggaggaggccagCCTGCTCAGGAGGCAGCGGCAGTACTACGAGCTGCAGTGTCGCCAGTACAAGAGGAAGATGCTGCTGGCCCGCCACAACCTGGAGCAGGACCTGCTCCGAGAGGTACCACGGCCCCCCGCGGTCCTGATCAACCGTCCCCCTAACACACGCTTGTTCAACTTTATTTGTCCTGacctccttgtctcctcctccaggaCCTGAACAAGAAGCAGACCCAGAAGGACCTGGAGTGCGCCATGCTGCTGCGGCACCACGAGTCCACGCAGGAGCTAGAGTTCAGGCAGCTGAGCTCGGTGCAGCGAACCCGGGCCGAACTGATCCGAACACAACATCAGACTGAGCTTACCAACCAGATGGAGTACAACAAGCGTCGCGAGCAAGAACTGCGACAGAAGCACGCCATGGAGGTCCGGCAGCAGCCCAAGAGCCTCAAGGTATGTAGGAGACCGGGTCAGAACCAAGTCCTGGAGATCATTTACATCTcgttacatgtgtgttttctaattCTTCCAGTCCAAAGAGCTGCAGATCAAGCGTCAGTTCCAGGAGACCTGTAAGATCCAGACCCGCCAGTACAAAGCCCTGAGGAACCACCTGCTGGAGAGCACTCCAAAGTCCGACCACAAGGCCGTTCTCAAACGCCTCAAAGAGGAACAAACACGTAAGCTGGCCATCCTGGCCGAGCAGTACGACCACTCCATCAACGACATGCTGTCCACACAGGCTGTGAGTAAGGCAAGGAAA contains the following coding sequences:
- the taok2a gene encoding serine/threonine-protein kinase TAO2 isoform X2, with protein sequence MLMFHKSLVIPERHRHRQALAMPSSARAGNLKDPDVADLFCKDDPEKLFADLREIGHGSFGAVYFARDVRNNEVVAIKKMSYSGKQTNEKWQDIIKEVKFLQKLRHPNTIEYRGCYLKEHTAWLVMEYCLGSASDLLEVHKKPLQEIEIAAITHGALQGLAYLHSHNMIHRDVKAGNILLTEPGQVKLGDFGSASIVAPANSFVGTPYWMAPEVILAMDEGQYDGKVDVWSLGITSIELAERKPPLFNMNAMSALYHIAQNESPILQSNHWSDSFRNFVDSCLQKIPQDRPTSDVLLNHRFLCRERPLTVIMDLIARTKDAVRELDNLQYRKMKKILFQETQQNGPVSEGGEDEEEVEQYLLRTGTVNSMESSQSVPSMSISASSQSSSVNSLADASDDSSSEMAMMQEGEHTVTSNSSIIHRPTGQDNIYDDPYQPEMDQPQAPSAGRRRAYYRNRDHFATIRTASLVTRQIQEHEQGSALREQMSGYKRMRRQHQKQLMGLENKLKAEMDEHQLKLDKELENQRNSFSTEADKLVKKHQAILEKETKAALTEEKKFQQHILGQQKKELTSLLESQKRQYRQRKDQLKEELSENQSTPKREKQEWLIRQKECLQQMQAEEEASLLRRQRQYYELQCRQYKRKMLLARHNLEQDLLREDLNKKQTQKDLECAMLLRHHESTQELEFRQLSSVQRTRAELIRTQHQTELTNQMEYNKRREQELRQKHAMEVRQQPKSLKSKELQIKRQFQETCKIQTRQYKALRNHLLESTPKSDHKAVLKRLKEEQTRKLAILAEQYDHSINDMLSTQALRLDETQEAEYQVLRMQLQQELELLNAYQSKIKIHTDTQHEREVKDLEQRVSIRRALLEQRIEEEMLSLQNERSERIRTLLERQAHEIEAFDSESMRLGFSNMALTGIPAEAFNQGYPTPSPSSGSSGWPSRPVPRSGSHWSHSVQNSVATPSWRSQNHGGGGFSRAESITSSHGLGRDSELHKSGRGHPSSSTTTSSASHHHQQHYLPQHYQHHQSTPQLYRDSHERDSRERERERAREWVGGGGHYPHHSQGHHHHQHQHHHHHLSSHASSQSLALLPPPPPPPPISLSSSSPPSSASSSSSSQGGYGGGGLSVRGPSLMALRNSPQPLRRTASGGPGGGSDGGLSRSTSVTSHISNGSHLSYS
- the taok2a gene encoding serine/threonine-protein kinase TAO2 isoform X1; translation: MLMFHKSLVIPERHRHRQALAMPSSARAGNLKDPDVADLFCKDDPEKLFADLREIGHGSFGAVYFARDVRNNEVVAIKKMSYSGKQTNEKWQDIIKEVKFLQKLRHPNTIEYRGCYLKEHTAWLVMEYCLGSASDLLEVHKKPLQEIEIAAITHGALQGLAYLHSHNMIHRDVKAGNILLTEPGQVKLGDFGSASIVAPANSFVGTPYWMAPEVILAMDEGQYDGKVDVWSLGITSIELAERKPPLFNMNAMSALYHIAQNESPILQSNHWSDSFRNFVDSCLQKIPQDRPTSDVLLNHRFLCRERPLTVIMDLIARTKDAVRELDNLQYRKMKKILFQETQQNGPVSEGGEDEEEVEQYLLRTGTVNSMESSQSVPSMSISASSQSSSVNSLADASDDSSSEMAMMQEGEHTVTSNSSIIHRPTGQDNIYDDPYQPEMDQPQAPSAGRRRAYYRNRDHFATIRTASLVTRQIQEHEQGSALREQMSGYKRMRRQHQKQLMGLENKLKAEMDEHQLKLDKELENQRNSFSTEADKLVKKHQAILEKETKAALTEEKKFQQHILGQQKKELTSLLESQKRQYRQRKDQLKEELSENQSTPKREKQEWLIRQKECLQQMQAEEEASLLRRQRQYYELQCRQYKRKMLLARHNLEQDLLREDLNKKQTQKDLECAMLLRHHESTQELEFRQLSSVQRTRAELIRTQHQTELTNQMEYNKRREQELRQKHAMEVRQQPKSLKSKELQIKRQFQETCKIQTRQYKALRNHLLESTPKSDHKAVLKRLKEEQTRKLAILAEQYDHSINDMLSTQAVSKLRLDETQEAEYQVLRMQLQQELELLNAYQSKIKIHTDTQHEREVKDLEQRVSIRRALLEQRIEEEMLSLQNERSERIRTLLERQAHEIEAFDSESMRLGFSNMALTGIPAEAFNQGYPTPSPSSGSSGWPSRPVPRSGSHWSHSVQNSVATPSWRSQNHGGGGFSRAESITSSHGLGRDSELHKSGRGHPSSSTTTSSASHHHQQHYLPQHYQHHQSTPQLYRDSHERDSRERERERAREWVGGGGHYPHHSQGHHHHQHQHHHHHLSSHASSQSLALLPPPPPPPPISLSSSSPPSSASSSSSSQGGYGGGGLSVRGPSLMALRNSPQPLRRTASGGPGGGSDGGLSRSTSVTSHISNGSHLSYS
- the taok2a gene encoding serine/threonine-protein kinase TAO2 isoform X3 — protein: MPSSARAGNLKDPDVADLFCKDDPEKLFADLREIGHGSFGAVYFARDVRNNEVVAIKKMSYSGKQTNEKWQDIIKEVKFLQKLRHPNTIEYRGCYLKEHTAWLVMEYCLGSASDLLEVHKKPLQEIEIAAITHGALQGLAYLHSHNMIHRDVKAGNILLTEPGQVKLGDFGSASIVAPANSFVGTPYWMAPEVILAMDEGQYDGKVDVWSLGITSIELAERKPPLFNMNAMSALYHIAQNESPILQSNHWSDSFRNFVDSCLQKIPQDRPTSDVLLNHRFLCRERPLTVIMDLIARTKDAVRELDNLQYRKMKKILFQETQQNGPVSEGGEDEEEVEQYLLRTGTVNSMESSQSVPSMSISASSQSSSVNSLADASDDSSSEMAMMQEGEHTVTSNSSIIHRPTGQDNIYDDPYQPEMDQPQAPSAGRRRAYYRNRDHFATIRTASLVTRQIQEHEQGSALREQMSGYKRMRRQHQKQLMGLENKLKAEMDEHQLKLDKELENQRNSFSTEADKLVKKHQAILEKETKAALTEEKKFQQHILGQQKKELTSLLESQKRQYRQRKDQLKEELSENQSTPKREKQEWLIRQKECLQQMQAEEEASLLRRQRQYYELQCRQYKRKMLLARHNLEQDLLREDLNKKQTQKDLECAMLLRHHESTQELEFRQLSSVQRTRAELIRTQHQTELTNQMEYNKRREQELRQKHAMEVRQQPKSLKSKELQIKRQFQETCKIQTRQYKALRNHLLESTPKSDHKAVLKRLKEEQTRKLAILAEQYDHSINDMLSTQAVSKLRLDETQEAEYQVLRMQLQQELELLNAYQSKIKIHTDTQHEREVKDLEQRVSIRRALLEQRIEEEMLSLQNERSERIRTLLERQAHEIEAFDSESMRLGFSNMALTGIPAEAFNQGYPTPSPSSGSSGWPSRPVPRSGSHWSHSVQNSVATPSWRSQNHGGGGFSRAESITSSHGLGRDSELHKSGRGHPSSSTTTSSASHHHQQHYLPQHYQHHQSTPQLYRDSHERDSRERERERAREWVGGGGHYPHHSQGHHHHQHQHHHHHLSSHASSQSLALLPPPPPPPPISLSSSSPPSSASSSSSSQGGYGGGGLSVRGPSLMALRNSPQPLRRTASGGPGGGSDGGLSRSTSVTSHISNGSHLSYS